From one Lycium ferocissimum isolate CSIRO_LF1 chromosome 5, AGI_CSIRO_Lferr_CH_V1, whole genome shotgun sequence genomic stretch:
- the LOC132058545 gene encoding zinc finger protein ZAT5 — MIKIKEYYTMEAHQVHQETHDHDHLNMVIKRRRTKRPRPPSPLALGITTSSCSTVEGATCSGSGGELVDGHVANSSLHSNNCGGIDGIVKNTDQEEEDMANCLILLAQGHNYQKSSQSPLLEVYQCKTCNRSFPSFQALGGHRASHKKPKTLEDIKNSKPIDHQQVENHLKLNNEDHVTTLSLQIPNNTTNNNNSNNNNNKNKNRVHECSICGAEFSSGQALGGHMRRHRPLPNSIAIASSHSHEESHHEQIKNTRTFLSLDLNLPAPEDDHRPENKFTFASKEQVIVFSASPLVDCHY, encoded by the coding sequence ATGATAAAAATCAAAGAGTACTACACCATGGAAGCCCATCAAGTTCATCAAGAAACTCATGATCATGATCACTTGAATATGGTGATCAAGAGAAGGCGGACTAAGCGACCTAGGCCGCCTTCTCCTCTAGCTTTAGGGATTACTACTAGCTCGTGTAGCACAGTGGAAGGCGCTACCTGTAGTGGTAGTGGTGGTGAATTGGTGGACGGACATGTGGCGAACTCATCATTGCATTCCAATAATTGTGGTGGGATTGATGGGATCGTGAAAAATACggatcaagaagaagaagatatggCGAATTGCTTGATTCTTTTAGCACAAGGCCATAATTACCAAAAGTCCTCTCAATCTCCACTATTGGAAGTTTACCAATGCAAGACGTGCAACCGTTCCTTCCCTTCTTTCCAAGCACTTGGCGGGCATAGAGCAAGTCATAAGAAACCAAAAACCCTAGAAGATATCAAGAATTCGAAACCAATTGATCATCAACAAGTCGAGAACCACCTGAAATTGAACAATGAAGATCATGTCACAACTCTATCACTCCAAATCCCGAAtaacaccaccaacaacaacaatagcaacaacaacaataacaagaacaagaatagGGTTCACGAGTGCTCGATTTGTGGTGCCGAATTCTCTTCGGGTCAAGCTTTAGGTGGACACATGAGAAGGCATAGACCATTACCAAATAGTATTGCAATTGCATCAAGCCATAGCCATGAAGAGTCTCATCATGAACAAATCAAGAACACAAGGACTTTCTTGTCATTGGACCTTAATCTCCCGGCGCCAGAAGACGATCACAGGCCGGAAAATAAATTCACCTTTGCTTCAAAAGAACAAGTCATCGTCTTCTCAGCTTCTCCTTTGGTTGATTGCCATTACTAA